The Megalobrama amblycephala isolate DHTTF-2021 linkage group LG16, ASM1881202v1, whole genome shotgun sequence genome includes the window ACTCTGGGAGCCGAATAGGGAATCTGGCCATTCCCGCCCCGCCCCCGGGGTGGGACtcgaggagggccgggtggacgGGACCTGGGTAAAGGGACAGgccgagagagagaaggaggtggaagagagggagagagagaagctGATGGAAGGGGTTCGCCAACCCCGGGGCACGCCACCATATGGTCCTCCGCGAGATGGATGATGGCCCTCTTGAGGTCGTCGAAGATCAGGAGATTCCCACCGGAAGCTGCTGTGCCGCTACCTGGGACTCCCCGGAGAGAAGTGGGACCAGGCGCATCGGCCACTGGTCCCGAGGCCATCCACAGACCTCGGCcgatttttcaaataaatccaAGAATGCCTCCGGGTCGTCCTCAGGCCCCATTTTGTTGAGTGGGAGGTGGGTGGGCACAGCTCGTTGGACCGTGGCTTCTGGCCGAACCTCCTGGTCCATCCAactccggaacctctcgcggtcttcctgCTGGGCTTGGAGGACAGCCTGGAACTGCCTCTCCTGATCTTGTCGCAAGTCCAGCAGGGCCTGGTGTTGATCATGCTGCATGACCACGAGGGATGTAATAATATCCGCAAATGGTGCACCGGAGGGCTCTGGCATGGCGGCGGCATTCATCTTCCTTcctgggtttcggcaccagtgtaacagGGTTCAAATGtgaggaaggaagaggacagggtcggctttGACTACTGGCTGTTTATTAAGAAAAGTGTGCAGAAAGGTGTGCAGACCGGTGTGCAGAAAGGTGTGCAGACCGGCACAAAACAGTTGACAGTTCACTCCAACACGAACAAGCAGGTATCCAGGAGTGTGACAgccagtagtccttctctctctcgctcgctcctgtttctcctggcgttaaatactctctccatgccaattactgaaacaagagacaggtgtttgttatttgcgCTCAATCCACTCACTCACCGTGCGTTTCGTCAGAccacgccccccttgccacaCTATGGTATTAAACAACCTACCAAAAAAGCTAGGTAATGTTATAATCACTCACATAGCAGACGCATGGAAAAAATACATTGgttattatcttttttttttttttttgtcatgactAATTTATTAATGACTCAGCATCATCTGTATTAAAGAGAAAAGAATCACTTCATccaattttaaattgaataaaatagcCTTGACAGCTGAAGAACTTTGTTCTCTCCCCACAGGACTTGAGTGTAGGTGAGGAGTGTGGTTGACCAAAGCACTGTGAGGCAATTTCTGCACATGACGATGATGTCACAGGAGGTGTCTAAGCCCAAAATCTCCAGAAAAGGCAATTAATATGCAAGCTCCAAATATTGCTGAGTTTGCTATTTTGCGATAAATTCACTGATCGCAGGATTGAGAAATCCTGGATGGACAGCTATACAAACCACTTAACCACTATGAAACGTTCGGCTCAAGTTGTGTTTGCAAAAATCCTTTTTCAGACCTCTGGCTTGAACTGATATGGTAAAAACATTGATATTATTATTACCTGTGTGTTTACAAATGCTTTAGAAGCCTTGGAAGCTGACGCTCATGATTATGGTAAGGGGCATTACATTTCAGATACATGCTTGAGGTGTTTGGCCAATCAAAATGCATTGAATcagctggccaatcagagcactcTGAGCTTTTCGGAAGGAGAGGCTTTGCAGAAATCGGAGTGTTTCAGACAGACTGGGAATAGAGGAGCTGCAATAATGTACATTATgtgaaagttgttttttttgttgttgtttttttttacattaaagcaTGATAACATATTCTATTACAcccaataattaaaataatgaatttttaaaatagcaTCATATGACCCCTGTAATGCACTGTGGCTCAGACTGTTTGGTGCCAACAAACGCAAATCATTCTAGTTAGAAAGTTTTTATCTGACTTCGATTGgtgctgctgtgacgtcatgatCACGTGTGccatcaaagtaccgcaagagcAAGACGAGTCCAGCCACATGAGTcaattaaaatgataatttaatTGTATCTGAACCATAGGTATGGAATGATGGCAGACATGTCAACAgtgttataagcaaaaatgtaaaaacattttctgAATTCCAGTTACCAATGTGATAAAATTACTCATGCTTTCCTTTGCTGTTACGGTATGTTCTTTTGCATAAGCTAATTTAACTGTCTATTGTAAGTCTGCCATGattttttatgtaattaattagtttCAAGGGAAGCCAAATCAATAGGTTTTTGTTTCTTCTacgcaaaaaaaaacatacctaTCAACAGAGGCTCCCGGTGCTCCCGATTAGCCAATCCGGGCCTGCTCCTGAGACATGttagatgtatttaaaaaaaaaaaaaaattacctgtATACTGGTGACCCACAGTTCTCTAGCACATTAAAGACGAAGCATCGGTGGTCGTTTCAAGGTGTATTAGAGAAGCTATTTAAATTGTGCAATGTCTTTTTAGGATATTGATTGTATTTTTGCCTGATATTGATtgaaaaattcattttaaagttgtcGACACTTTGCTTGTACACTGTTAAACCGATAATATATCACACAGTAACTGAGAAAAAGGTAAGATATcatgaaataataaattgaaccagtaacactttacaataaggttcattagttaactacattagttaacatgaacagcatttattaatctttgttcatgttaatttcaacatttactaatacattattaaaatcttgttaacattagttaatgcactgtgaactaacatgaacaaacaatgagcaagtgtattttcattaactaatgttaacaaagattagtaaatacagtaacaaatgtattgctcatggttagtttatgttagttaatacaagtcaagtcaagtcacctttatttatatagtgatttttataaagcagattgtgtcaaagcagctttacattgataactggtatataattttggctgcacagcagctcttaaagaatagtgtcaatgcaggcagatcaaagcactgctgaatatcaaatgtcaagtcaaatgtcaaggtacattaactaatgtttaactaatgaaccatATTGTAAAGTGCTACCATTGAACCTTACTATATCTCACTTGTATATATGTAgaacagacaaaaacaaaatttaataaCATATTGCTTATGtttaaaatgtgcataaatCATAAGATCTATGTCTGTTGTCTTAACTCAGGTCATTGAAGGCTATCTTTGCTTATCAGAAAATGGAAAATGGAACATATTTTTACTTCATGTTATTTGAAAATCTTGGGTACATAAGATATGCTTTCTTCAGTTTGGGATTTATTCTGTACTGTGCTATCACACTATTTAATGCCATTATTATGCTTGCAATATTTCTGGAAAGGACTTTACACCAGCCCATGTACATTCTGATTTCATGTTTGTCTGTCAACTCTGTGTTTGGAACTGCTGGCTTTTTCCCAAGAGTACTGACAGACTTGCTTTCTGATACACACTCAATCTCTCGTGAAGCATGTGTCTTACAGACTTATGTCATTTTCACATATGCAGCAAatgaaaatacaatattaatgttaatggCATTTGACAGATTTGTTGCGATAAGTAAACCTTTGCAGTATCACAACATAATTACACCAAGATTTCTAACTGTTTTAATAGTTATAAACTTGACTTATCCAATGATTTCTCTTGGTACTTCTGCTATTTTGACTTCCAGACTGACATTGTGTGGTAACAAATTGTTTAAGGTGTACTGCCACAACTTTGAAGTGGTTAAACTGTCTTGTGCAAACACTGCTGTTAATAATGTCATGGGCTTTTTTATATTGATCACAACTGTAATCATACCATTAAGTTTAATATTATATTCTTATGTAAAAATTCTTATCATTTGTCGAAGAAGCTCAGCGCAGTTCAAGAGCAAAGCGTATCAAACTTGTATTCCACACATTGTGATCCTTTTGAATTTTTCATTTGCCATTATTTCTGAGGTCACTTTGAGTCGGGTTGTGACTTTACAACTTCCTATATGGCTGTCAGTTTTACTTTCACTTCAATTTCTTGTTATACCACCTATCCTGAACCCTATTGTTTATGCTTTAAACTTGCCCAATATTCGCAAAACAATTATCTGTCTTATAAATGGATCCAGGTAAATGATTTATCTAGTATAATAAAGGGGTAACGCTTCACAATAAGGGTACATGAATAATCATTTCCTGAAGTAAtgcttaatttaacatgaactaatgattattgaaagcatgaactaatcatgaaccGATGAAGAGCTATCCTTAACTACGATTGGAGTCGTCATGGATTCATGCATGAATAACAGCAGCCATGTTAGTATGGTTGATAGTTAATgcaataattcaaatttataaCTAAACCAAATCAATCAGCCTCTTTAAGAAGGAATAAGAAGTACTTTgactttgaatttaatattatCATAGTTTGAACTTTACTCTGCAGTTTTGTCATAAGCATTACTGGATGGCACAGGATTAGTTGATCCTCCTCATCAAATGTAGAgaatactaaataaaataataactgaccttatttatttgttttgtggtGTTCTATTTCCATTCAAACTCACCCTACTACtactaaataagaaataaaacatttgtggaACAGTTCCCAAAGAAACGGCCAAACTGGAATCATGGTCAGAGAGTTTGCTAGGTATCAGTAGagttcactctccatccagatGCAGGCCGTGATGATACTGTACCTCATTTTCATTGTATTTGATAGCAAGTTTATGATAAATCATGAGCTGAACTTGGCAAGCATTTAACACTGAATTAATTATGATTGGGCaccctcaagtaaagtcatgacaaaATAATGTATTATCAAGGCATGAGCTGATTTTAGTGTATTGGTAGCTAATTATGAGTTAGTATTGATGTGCACTAAGAGTgccattcttatttttttacaccaccagtacaaaaaaaaaaaaaaaaagataaaggtAATTCATTATCACTTGTGTCCGACGTTGTAGAGAGCATTACACAAAACATTACTATTATGATACATTGTGGATGAAACTGTATAATTTGCTTTTCCTCTGAAACAAACAAAtctggttcaaacatatatggctgaattaaaccagtaTTAAACCAGTATTTCCACTTGCCGTTGGCCAAGTGAATCTCTGATCTGCTGTGAGTGAGTAGAGGCGGggttaatttgcatattcatggctccacatatactaaatgaagcaagagttacattcaagctattttaaggcattcatttaaaaaacaatacagagaaaaaaaaaagtttaaatatgtaattttcatgatcaaagatgagttttaagggataaaattattgacttgACTTAAGTTAACAAGCTCGCCGACAGGTCAAGCTGTGATTGTGGGAAAATCAGCAGGTGATCGACACTCGCCAATCTTTATGTGTGAACTACTCATGACGCATCAAAAAGGCTCGCTGATGCATCGCCGACACCTCGCTGACGCCAGACAAACATCTGGCATACTAAATATCTGGAGCTGTCGGCCGACTCGATATCCTGTGGTGTCACGTGTCGCAATGAGTTGCAGCCAATGAaatatacactgatgtctatggaagcagcaataacaatccattcaaatataatttgcagatgtttattcatatcagatacacattgtgtaatataaagctcactctattcttctcccaggTCACCGGCCACATGTATTTCAGGACAAATGGATGAATTCATGTGCTGTAGcctgtaaatccgactgacaagACTCTCTGAACTCAAACGAACAAGGATCAAACAAACAAGGTGGTGCCCATCTtgcgttatagatcaagatcAAAATcatgatataggtttttaaatgacaaaacacacacTTCAGATAGTTGGTAACATGGTGAGAAAAGTgatacatctgtcatacagcTAGGCCGTGGTGTGTCACGTGTGTCGGAAACAATAAAGGGAAACGTTCTAACGGTCGCCTTAACTCTGGgaggtcagccagaatattttaaacttatgtgtgaaagggttaatttaattttaattaattttaattcataatttaatctaatttcttcccattgtccattttcaaataaagcCGTTGGGTGACAGAGTTGTCTTCAGCTCGTGTAGTGTCCCCCTTTTGCGGATCATTTACGTAGTGTCACGTAGTGTGAACAGCACAAAGACTTCAAGACTCCACAGCAAGTCATGTAGTCTGAACAGCACAGCAATCTGCCGAAATTTAAAGtcctgtagtgtaaacttggcATTAGAATGACAGAACCAAACACAATAAACAGAACATAATCCTGACAGGTTTAGCTATTtagtacttaaaggtgctacagaggatgttttgttttatacatttttgcaatattacttgaaactgtctttactaactgataaaagactatttattaggtgcactgaaaggaataatattaatatacatctgtgcacgaggtagggccttaaaaacatcagccaatcgtttatgcgatcatcgtgtaaacgattggccctctggcttgtcaatcactgccatgacattccttgtgagagacgtgcacggctgtgcgctccagtaacttttcACACTCCACAgacgccgcatgcaatgtttttgtcaggagacaggagtaacaactgcagattatgagttacctgcggtgagtccgacataatgaatccactaaagctgagttcagactgcacgattttcaaagtagtcgggtcactgttcttttcacactgcatgactatcttggccagcattcagtcgctgctgtgttcaaactgcacgatggatcggcgacagaaggtttcacactgcatgactttacaataggaagaatggccgacaactctgtctggcatgCAAACTacatttcacaaccaaacacacgcgagatgtgacaaggaaacaaagGGATATCACGCGTGCAAAACCGGAGTTCTCATGTGAGActggtattattattaataacggtagcccgcaagaagcttgcaatacgaattgcctgtgcgctgatttgcagcgaaaacaagaaaaagaaaagaagaatatggaggaggaaatggttggggagacgtGAGAaacaaggattgtgtgttctgcaacgagagttaGAGgaaaatacataacttttcagtgtgctgctgttgcggatggtcaagcaaatgtttgtgctttggttctgttttatagaattgtaatgtttatgtgtacgaagccatgcttgctgaaattgtggtctataactcctccccgaactccccgctgctctgtatcttgctctctcattggctgtcggtcatcgccgatgtagttttcagtcagaacacttttcacacagcaggattttgaatcgccgacaggtccagattcaaggcgattctctcagatcgcatCTTTGTTCATTCACACTGCATGATTGttactcgcgtgaacgagcaccgatttgcctgtgatttcgggcatttgtctgcgttttctcaaaacctgtcggcgagccaaaatcagGGCTAAAATCTGCatgagcaacgtcacgccttcactgatcgcccagagcaacggcacgccttcgctgatcgcccagagcaacgtcacgccttcgctgatcgcccagaacAACGTCAcgtcttcgctgatcgcccagagcaacgccAAGTCTCcgttgatcgcccagagcaacgccAAGTCTCcgttgatcgcccagagcaacgtcacgttgCAAGGATTACGTTGCAAGAATCCTCGGCAAGGATTACGTTCCAGTGTGGTTGACCCACCGCTGATTTCAGCGCGAGCGGCTGGCATTCCCAAGCatcagccggccgcttcgctctcaagcccgggccgcttcgctctcaagcccggcggccgcttcgcactcaagcccggcggccgcttcgcactcaagcccggcggtcgcttcgcactcaagcccggcggtcgcttcgctctcaagttcgtctgtttcgacgctctcaagttcgtctgattcgacgctctcaagttcgtctgtttcgacgctctcaagttcgcctgtttcgacgctctcaagttcgcctgtttcgacgctctcaagttcgccggttgctacGAACTCATGTTCGCCGGGTGCAACGCAGTCAAACGccctggacgcgatggacaaaagggctgctttgccagtgcccacgggcaagatggccgcccctgcgGTGCgtggccctgccggcgccacctgagctcctcgccctgccggcgccacctgagcTCCTCGCCCTGTCGGCGCCACCTGAActcctcgccctgccggcgccactcgagctccttgccctgccggcgccactcAAGCATCTTGCCCTGCCGGAGCCACCCGAACTCCTTGCCCACGAACCCGCAACGTACCCCGTtgaaatccccaagaactttttgggggggtgcagtatacctgagggtggggagcttgtgggtggggatcCTGCTCGGTCACTGCTGTCATGGCCATTTATGGACTCACTGCTGCGGCTGCccaaaccacctgacctgctgtggctgcccaagccacctgactcgccgtggccgcccgtggcacctgacccgccgtggccgcccgtggcacctgacccgccgtggccgcccgtggcacctgacccgccgtggccacccgtggcacctgacccgccgtggccgcccgaggctcctgacccgcggTGGTGCCTAGAGTTCCtggacctgccctggagacctccataCCCGTCTGCACATCCAGTATCTCCTGCCTGTAGGTCTCCAGGGCACCCACCCCCCTCCCCAGTTGtgccatctacggcgcgaggacgcgccttccggcaGGGGGACATTCTGTCACGAATCCTGTTCAgttccggactacatttcccatcatcctctttGCCAGTCATCAtcagtcacatgcacacactctacaccaatcacctgttgccacatacagcctagcactccacactgatcaccacacccagctgcagattattaccaggactataaaggactttcacacacaccacctcaccgcgaagtcttgattcaccctgtgacaattccgagcgttatttccctgtctgcctgtctgttaccgTTCCTGTCTGtttcctgtttattgacccgttgctgcctgtcctgacccttgctttgtataccgacctgtgagtgatatctgccagtCCTGACCTCTGCCTGTACCTGGATTACGATTCTGTCTACCctctgctgtacctgtttgctcctgtttgaccctgcctgtacgaccacgcttacatttaataaaacgctgcatttggatcttactcTGAGTCCCGCCTTCGTTACACTGATACACACTCAATCTCTCCTGAAGCATGTGTCTTATAGTGTATTGTCATTTTCACTTATGCTGCAAATGAATATATGACATTAATGATAATGGCATTTGATAGATTTGTTGCAATCTGTAAACCCTTACGATACCACAACATAATTACACCAAGGTTTTTGACTGTTTCAGTAGTTATAAACCTGGCCTATCCCAGAGATGGGCGTAAATAcatggaaatgtatttaaaatacaaatacaaaatactgtgtggaaaaatgtatttaaatacaaatacagtattttgtattttgaaatacacaaaatacatgtgAAATTGAAGAATCAGTGCAGGTATCCCTATTAGGCTGAAATCTATCTGCGCCTATTCTGAATGCCAAAAAGCATTTAGATGTGTGCAACTACTTAAAAACTttcgttttaattttatatacctCTTCCCTTCCCCTGCCCAGTAGgaaataaaaaactacaaaaaaaactgaatgtttagacactgaatgttatatataatttgttaagCTAATTATAAATAGTCACAGTGAATTAAGAAACTACATAGGCCTACTGACTTTTAATTCCTTACCTCATTTCTGctctctctgtcattctctctttctgtcattctctctctctctctttcttaagTGCTTGCTTCCTTGCtggtaattacaaataaacttatgtagtgcaaaatagcagccatttatatatttacttcTGACAAGGTTACAATGTAGTCTATTACTTATGGCGAACACTactaaaaaaactgtaaaactgtggGAACCTTTTCTGCTATATAGCAAAGAATAGGGATGGGTGATATGACTAAAATCTTAATTTTACTTCACAGTAACAATATATGGCATGGTTTCACAATTATCAATATCAGttttgataccacagcaaaaactgaatttcaaactcttttgatgcttttttttacGCAAGTAGTatagtaacttttatatttatttaatgtaaagtttatttgtttctatatacataattagaaaatataaagtttatctaaaataaaataaaaattaaattaattgatggagacagacaatgattaacctaattatttcatctctacataaacaaacatttgcatagatgggtaaacacaatcacaatttggaaatgtgtccagttacattttcataaagcaccatgtttgtaaaatttataatgattacatttacaaaatgagccTGCATagcaaaaataatgaataaagtaaTGGTCGGTGTTTAATACAatcgttaattgaaataaaataatgaatgaattaaaaaacatatataacagtattgttcaatttagtgttatacatatgttatcatattaatatgttttgttctaatgtcacaagtcacaatttcaagtttaCTTGGTTTAACTTGATTATTTGGTTAGGGTTTAAGAAGTGtactaaaaaactttttcacgtgtcgtaggggtgtgacgagacaagacaagacaagatttttacacactatttttaagaaatcctcaatggtgaaatacatgactaggaaaaatattctgcaggtgtatttgaaatgttttaactaatcatcttgtaatgcatgtcatttcagttctttctgagtatgaatcatcatatgcagtaaaagacaacaatactcaagcactgtaaaaggttttgccacaaactcaactaacttacttctcttctgtatgatttcagtctcttcagacctcagaactgtacatgatttttgagcttctacaacttttgacctcctaactgaactcctttccacaaactgatcatagaaataaaaaacagtaaaaataaaaatcgtaacactttacaataaggtctcatttattaacattaatgtattaaccaacatcaactaacaatgtgcaatatatTTGCTCCAGTACTTAtcaatctttgtttatgttagttaataaaaatagtcattcattgttagttcatagtttacagtgtattaactaatgttaacaaatgaaactatTGTTTGtccttaataagattaagagaaaactgttattcactTTTATAGtaacatttacaataagtgcaaccataatcacactctctcaatattcaaagtgcaaataagaccaaatttttctttgatacagagccaagagatggttacaactacactgcccagcctaaaatagctttcatattgggagatatttgcatgcatcaaggagccgctttcaaaatgcggggtattgaaatctcgtttgaatgtgatttcagcgattttcactttcagcgatcgcgcgtaactgGAACGCCGCTGCTCCATATTCACATATCGTGAATATGGAGCAGCGGCGACCGTTATCGAACTGaattcaatgtttttttatttaaatacaaagcaaaacgacagtggaggcgtaatgtaaacgtagcggtggcatattctttcctaatcatcctaaccactctgtcatggcaacatcacgagactactttttgcctcgacgagaaatctcgtcacagtttagtctcgcgagatctcatCACACCCCTAATGTGTCGTCAAAATGACCCACAACCTAATCAGTTTACATGTGaagaaatccatttattcacaaaCTTCTCACGAGACGAGTGTTTGACATAGTATAAGAGGTGTTTGACAAATTATTCGGCAAACTACTTCCTCTCATCGCTGCTTTTTGGTGGTTTGGAGAACAATTACTCAGTCGCCCTCTGTCGTTTCACAGAATTATACAACGGAGAGCACGTCAAGCATAAAACCTCGTAGGTTTACTGAGGAGTGCGCGCAGTAAGCAGGTTCATGGCGTAGAGCCATGCGAATTGCGAAAGTATAAACAAGGCTTCAACTGCACAAAGCTAAAGAGAAAGCGCAAAGTCCTATCTATGAAAACGATTTAGAAAAAGTTCCATCGATTCACAATTTATATCATCGCTACGAATAAACGATATTGTCATATGATATCACCCATCCCTAACATGCAGTAACGTTAATGCTTCAAACACATTTGACAAGCTACTTTAATCAACAAGTAGCACATCCTCACTATTCCAGAAAAGTTGCCGATCCAAGGCTGGGTTGTACAGCTGCGGCTCATGTGCATGAATGTTGGGGTTGGGGGGGAGAGGTGTGTCTGGTCTGAACTAGTTGATGCAAGAGGTTGACTGTCGGTCTCAAagtattttgagtattttgaaaatacaaaaatactcatcttaaatgtatttaaatacaaattacatttgattttttccaaaggctttaaaatacaaaatacaaaatagtattttgtatttcaaatacgtattttaaatacatgtatctgaaatactgcccatccctggcCTATCCAATGATTTTACTTACTATTACTGGTTTTCTAAgtacaaaactgaaaatgtgtGGTAACAAATTATTTAAGGTGTACTGCCACACCTATGAAGTAGTCAAGCTTTCTTgcgaaaaaacaataattaataatgttttgggcttgtttataTTAATCACAACTACTATAATACCCTTGagtttaatataatattcttatgtaaaaattattataatttgtcAAAGAAGCTCAGCACAGTTCAAGAGCAAAGCGTTTCAAACTTGTATTCCACACATAGTGGTCCTTTTGAATTTCTCAATTGCTATTATTTCTGAGATCACTTTGAGTCGAATTGTGAATATAGATCTTCCTACAGGGCTGTCAGTTTTCCTTTCACTGGAGTTTCTTATTATACCCACCCATCCTGAACCCCC containing:
- the LOC125249251 gene encoding putative gustatory receptor clone PTE03; the encoded protein is MENGTYFYFMLFENLGYIRYAFFSLGFILYCAITLFNAIIMLAIFLERTLHQPMYILISCLSVNSVFGTAGFFPRVLTDLLSDTHSISREACVLQTYVIFTYAANENTILMLMAFDRFVAISKPLQYHNIITPRFLTVLIVINLTYPMISLGTSAILTSRLTLCGNKLFKVYCHNFEVVKLSCANTAVNNVMGFFILITTVIIPLSLILYSYVKILIICRRSSAQFKSKAYQTCIPHIVILLNFSFAIISEVTLSRVVTLQLPIWLSVLLSLQFLVIPPILNPIVYALNLPNIRKTIICLINGSR